A single window of Candidatus Zixiibacteriota bacterium DNA harbors:
- the trmD gene encoding tRNA (guanosine(37)-N1)-methyltransferase TrmD, with product MTFEIVTLFPDYFSLSLKQSLVGKGVENGLFDIKIINLRDYAVDKHRTVDDTPFGGGGGMVMKVEPLDRCLTAMGWSHRGAAAADRREHLVLTSAAGKPLVQDDAVRYSLAERVTIICGHYLGVDDRVLQLYDIEEVSIGDYVLTGGEPAAAVMVDAIGRLIPGVLGNFESALEDSYMNQLLGSPCYTRPAEYEGLTVPDELLSGDHARIRQYRRRAAIARCAERRPELLERADLSEDEWRYARSVMEKKK from the coding sequence CAATCGCTGGTCGGCAAGGGGGTTGAAAACGGGCTCTTTGACATAAAGATTATCAACCTGCGGGATTATGCCGTCGACAAGCATCGCACGGTCGATGACACCCCGTTCGGCGGAGGCGGCGGTATGGTGATGAAAGTCGAACCGCTTGACCGCTGCCTGACGGCGATGGGGTGGTCTCATCGCGGGGCGGCCGCCGCGGATCGGCGCGAGCATCTCGTGCTGACGTCGGCGGCGGGCAAACCGTTGGTGCAGGACGATGCGGTGCGGTACAGCCTTGCCGAGCGCGTGACAATCATCTGCGGGCATTACCTCGGGGTCGACGACCGCGTGTTGCAGTTGTACGACATCGAGGAAGTGTCCATCGGTGATTACGTGCTGACCGGCGGCGAGCCAGCGGCCGCGGTGATGGTAGATGCGATCGGCCGGCTGATTCCGGGAGTGCTCGGCAATTTCGAATCCGCGCTGGAGGATTCGTACATGAATCAGCTGCTTGGATCGCCGTGCTACACCCGGCCCGCCGAATATGAGGGTCTGACGGTGCCGGACGAGTTGCTCTCCGGCGACCATGCCAGAATACGGCAGTACCGTCGTCGCGCCGCAATCGCCCGATGCGCCGAGCGTCGCCCGGAGCTGCTCGAGCGCGCCGATTTATCGGAAGACGAGTGGCGATATGCCCGCAGTGTTATGGAAAAAAAGAAATGA